CTGGTCCTGCCGGTGCGCCGCATGGGGAGGGAGGAGTTCAGGGGTGAGGGCGGCAGGCTGCTGCTGGCCGGGAACGCGCTGCACGCCGACCTCGCTCCGGAGGCCGCGGGGAGCGGGGGCTTCGGCTGGCTGATGTCCATGCTCGGGCAGAGCTTCGGCTTTCCCGTGCCGGTCGGCGGCGCGGGGGCGCTGACCGAGGCCCTGGTGAGCCGGCTGCGGTCGCGTGGCGGCGTCCTGCGCTGCGGGCAGCGCGTGCGCCGGGTGATCGTGCGGGACGGGCGAGCCGTCGGTGTGCGCACCGCCGAGGGCGAGACGGTGGGCGCGCGGCGCGCCGTCCTCGCGGACGTGTCGGCGTCGGCGCTGTACGGGGAACTCGTCGAGGCCGAGCACCTCCCGTCCCAGGTGCTCGACGACCTCAGGCGCTTCGAGTGGGACTTCGCGACCTTCAAGGTGGACTGGGCGTGCGACGGTCCCGTGCCCTGGCGGGCCGCGTCGGCCGCGCAGGCCGGCACGGTCCATCTGGCCGACGGTGTGGACGAGCTCACCCGCTTCGCCGCCCAGATCGCCATGGGCCAGGTGCCCGACCGGCCGTTCGCCCTGTTCGGCCAGATGACCACGGCCGACGCGTCACGCTCGCCGCGGGGCACCGAGGCCGCCTGGGCGTACACCCATCTTCCGCAGGTGATCAAGTCGGACGCGGGCGACGAGGGGCTGACGGGCGCCTGGAGTCCCCGCGAGCAGGAGATCATGGCCGACCGGATCGAACGCCAGGTGGAACGGTTCGCTCCGGGATTCCGCTCCGTCGTCCGCGCCCGGCGCATCCTGGCCCCGCCCACGCTCCAGGCGCTGGACGGCAATCTGCGCGCAGGCGCGATCAACGGCGGCACCGCGGCCATGCACCAGCAGCTCGTCTTCCGCCCCGTGCCCGGAACCGGCCGCCCGGAGACGCCCGTCAAGGGGCTCTACCTCGCCTCGGCCTCCGCGCACCCGGGCGGCGGCGTCCACGGAGCCCCGGGAGCCAACGCCGCCCGCGCCGCACTGCACCGGCAGCGGCTCTCGGGGCTCACCCGCGCCCAGCGCGTCCTCACCCGCCGGGACCGCACCGGCCGCAAGTCACCGCACGCGCCGTGACGCCCCGCCCGGGCCCCGATACGGGTAGGGGTTACGGGTTACGGATGCCGGGTTCGGGTTACGGGTTACGGGTTACGGATGCCGGGTTCGGGTTACGGGGGAACACAAGGAACGGACATCATGATGGACATCCCGCAGGACGGCACCGGCACCGGCACCGGCGATCGCGCCCTTCCGCCGGACGGCCCCGACCGCGCCCACCGACGTCCGGAAGGCGTCAGCGACGAGACGGTCGAGGCGCTCGGGGCGCTGTCCAAGGCCCTGGAGACCACCGAACGCGCACGAGGCCACCTGTACAGCTTCCACCAGCTGACCGGCACGGCGGACCTCCAGCTGGACGAGGCCGTCGACCTGCTGCGCAAGGCAGGGCACCCCGAGTGGGCCGACAAGGTGCGCACGGAGATCCTGGGCCGCAACGTCATCCCGGGGCACTGGACCTTCCAGATCGTCGAGGCGTACGACGCGACCTACCACCAGCCGTTCACCCACCTCGCGCGCGAGGCCGTGAACCAGCTGGCTCAGGGCCGCGACCACCTGTACGAGGCCGAGATGAAGGAGGCGCGCCGCACCGCCGGCCACCCCGCCCACACCGCCCGTCCGGCCGACGGCGGCGACCGTCCGGGATGAGCCCGGCCCGGCGCGGGCGACCGGCGCCGTTACCGGCCGGCCGCACCCCCGCCCGATGCCGGCCGCAGCACCAGAAGGGACCCCGCCGTGGACGACAGCCCACTCAAGGACCGCACCGTCGTGATCACCGGAGCGGCACGCGGCGTGGGAGCGGCGCTCGCGGCCGCGCTCGCCCGGCGGGGGGCCCGGCCGGCTCTGCTCGACCACGACGGGGCGGCGCTGCGGGCGACGGCCGCCGCGCTGCCGGGCACCACGCTGGCCCTGCGGGTCGACGTCACCGACGGCGAGGCCCTCCACGACGCCGCCGACGTCGTCCGCAGACGCCTGGGGCCGCCGTCGGCGGTCGTGGCGAACGCGGGCGTCGCCGAAGCCGGGCTCTTCGCCCGTTCCGACGCCGAGACGTGGCGACGCGTGGTCGAGGTCAACCTCGTCGGCAGCGCTCAGACGGCCCGGGCGTTCCTGCCCGACCTGATGCTGACCGCCGGCTACCACCTGCAGATCGCCTCGCTGGCGTCCCTCGGCGCCGCCCCGCTGATGAGCGCGTACTGCGCCTCGAAATCCGGGGTGGAGGCCTTCGCCCACGCCCTGCGGGCCGAGGTCGCGCACCGTGACGTGGCCGTGGGCCTCGCCTACCTCAACTGGACCGACACCGACATGATCCGTGACGGCGACCGGTACGCCGCCCTGCGGGAGTTGCGGGCCCAGATGCCGTTTCCGGCCCGGCGTCTGCACTCCGCGGAGGCCGTCGCGGATCGCCTCGTCCGTGCCGTGGAACAGCGCCGGACCGCTGTCTACATCCCCTCGTGGCTGCGTCTGGCCCAGGTGGGCCGGGCCGCGATCCCTCCCCTCGTGCTGCGCGCGGCCCGGCGGACCCTGCCGCGGCTCGAGGCCGAGGAGTCATTGCTCCCGACGGGCCTGCTGGGCGCCGGCGGCCGCGCCGACCGGGCCGCCACGGCCACCGAGTAGCGCGGCGGACCGAACGACGCCGACGAGACGCCCGGACCGGGACCTGAGGCCGTGTCCCGCTCCCCCGTCGCCGGCGCGGACGGCCGCGGTCCGTCGCCCTCACCGTGGTGCCTCTCGCGTGCAAAGCTGGGTATACGGGTGTCTTCAGGCATGCGGAGGAATGGAGGGCGGCGTGGACTGGCGCCGGTTCGCGGAACAGATGGCGTCGATGGCGCGGGATCTCCTCGCGCAGGATTCGGTCGGCGCCACACTCGAGCGGATCACCACATCGGCCACCGAGCTGGTGTCCGGCTGTGACGCGGCCGGCATCCTCGTGCTGCGGGACTCGCAGGTGGAGTCGCTCGCTCCCACCGACCGCCTGGTCGTCGACAGCGACCGCCTCCAGGCGCGGCTCGGCGAGGGACCGTGCTTCGACGCCGCCCGCTCCGGGACCGGAGAGCGGGTCTACCGCATCGCCGACCTCACCGTCGAGCGTCAGCGCTGGCCCGCCTACGCCCCCCGGGCCCACGCGCTCGGCCTCGGCAGCATGATGGGCTTCCTGCTCTTCACCGAGGACGAGGATCTCGGCGCCCTGAACCTCTACTCGCGCAGGCCGGGCGCGTTCGGCGAGGCGAGTGAGCTGGCCGGCTGGCTGCTCGCCTCGCACGCCGCGGTCGCCTTCTCCAGCGCCCGGACCCACGCCCAGATGGAGCGGGCAGTCGCCACCCGGCACGCCATCGGCGAGGCCATGGGCATCCTCATGGGGAGCCACCACCTCAGCGAAGAGCAGGCCTTCGACGTCCTGCGCCGCTACTCGCAGGAGAACAACGTCAAGCTACGCGAGGTCGCGCGCCTGGTCTGCGAGAAGGGCGGACTCTCGTGACCCCTCGGGGCGGCTCCCCCGGCACGCAGTCTGAACCGAAGAAGCCTGGGCGGAGCCAGCCCCATGGGAACGCCGCTGGGCCCTGCCTGTACTCCAAGTCCCCTCTCCGGGCTCCCTCACACGCGATTACCGGGCCGCCGCCCCGTCGCCCCCGTCGTTTTCGCCCGCGGATCGCGAGTCGAGTGCGCTAGACCTCCTGAAGGTCCCTGACGTAGACGATCCCGTCGCAGTCGACGAGGTGGGCCGGGTCGAGCGGCGCGTAGCCGAACCAGGGCGACACGCGCGGAGCGGGACGCGGGTCGCCGAGTGCGGCGACGAGACGGGCGGCGTCGACGACACAGCGGTCGTGCGGGAGCGCGTGCAGGAGTCCTTCCACGGTGTCCGGCGCCGGGGCGGCCACCCCGCGGCTCTGGATCGTGCCGACGGCGGTGGCCAGGAACGCGTACTCCTCGCCCAGACGGGCATCGGCGAGCGCGCCGGCGCTCCACCACCGCACCGTGCGTCCGCCCATCCGCATCGAGCTCTGCTCCCGCTGGAGGTGCGCGTTGTGGGCGTGCGCCAGGACCGGCCCCCGCTCGGCGAGGGCAAGCAGGTTGCCGGCCATCATCCGGCCCCGCAGACCGACCAGCCGGGTCATGCGACCCGGGGAGGTGTCGGCCGTCCAGTGGTGGTAGCGCAGCAGACCGACGGCCGTGCGTGCGTACAGGCGGGCGCGGTCCTGCTCGTCGCGCGAGGTCGTCGCGATCAGGTGCGGGGTCTGCGTGTCGAGCAGCGCCACCAGGTCGTCGGCGATCAGCCGCAGTTCCCCGGCTTCGGGCGACTGCCCGACGGACCGCGACGGGTCCGTCATCGCGGCCGGTTCGAGCCACCGGTCGTCGGCGCCGAGGAGCCGGTCCAGCGTCTGCGCGGTGCAGGGCAGCAGGTCCGGGTCCACCCGGGCGGCGAGGTGGGCGTGCAGCGCGGTGAGGGCCTGCCGGGGGCTCGCGCCGCCGGTGATCTCCAACGGGCCGTCGAAGCTGGCGAAGCGCAGCCGGTCGGCGGCGGGCCGGCCCTCGTTGAAGGCGCGCATCCAGCGCACGAGTTCGCGGTTGGCGGCTGAGGCGCCGAATCCGTGGCTGAACCCGCGCTCCATGACGTCGTCGAGGGTTCCCGCGCCGAAGGCGACGTGGTCGTCCACGGCGAGGCCCGCCAGACAGTCGCTCTCGATCGCGATCGTGCGGTAGCCCTCCTCTTCCACGAGCTGCCGGAACAGCTCGTTGCGCACGTCGAGCAGCGTGTCCTCGCCGTGGGTGGGCTCGCCCAGGGCGAGCAGTCGGGGCCGCCGTGCCAGCAGCTTCATGACGGCCGCTGCTTCGACGGCATGGGCGGTGTCCGTGAGGTCGGTTGCCATGCCTTCAACGCTATCGTTGAAGCTTCGGTGGAAGCTTTTCCCGCATCGGCGCCGGATAGCATCGACGTCGTGGGACGAAACCTTCAAAGCGGTGGACGGCTCAGGCCGATCGACCTGGCGCGCGGGCACGGCCTGTCCACGCAGGCCGTCAGGAACTACGAGGAGGCCGGCATCCTTCCGGCCGCCGACCGCACCGTTCACGGCTACCGCACCTACACGCCGTTGCACGCGCGGGCCCTGGCCGCGTTCCTGGCCCTCGTGCCCGGTCACGGCCACCCGACGGCGACGGCGATCATGCGGGCCGTGAACGCGGGCGCGCTCGACGAGGCCTTCCGCTGGGTCGACGAGAGCCACGCACGGCTGCTGGAGGACCGCAGGACCCTCAACGCCGTGGAACGCGCCCTGCACGACCTGACGCCCGCCACGGCGTCCGCGACCGCACCCGGCGCCGCGCCCCCGCGGGCGGCCGGCCTGTTCATCGGAGTGCTGGCCGACCGGCTCGGCATCCGGCCCGCGACGCTGCGCGCATGGGAGCGCGCCGGTCTGGTGCGTCCGCGGCGCGACCCGGTGACCGGATACCGCGTCTACGACGAGGCCGATGTGCGGGACGTGCGACTTGCGCACCAACTCAGGCGGGGCGGCTACCTGTTGGAGCAGATCGCCCCGCTGATCACCCAGGTGCGGGCGGCCGGTGGACTGGAGCCGCTGGAGGGAGCGCTGGGCGACTGGCGCCGCCGGCTGGCCGCGCGCGGGCGGGCCCTGCTGAACGGCGCGGCCGAGCTGGAGGCGTATCTGCGCGAGCGTGAGTGAGACGGCGGGAGACGTCTCACTCGACGTGTCGGTCCCGGGGAGAGCCGACGCGGGTCCGACGCCGGTGGCGCAGGGCGGTCGTCAGCGGCCCCGGCCGCGCGGGTGCTGTCCGGGCGGCGCGGTGGTGGGGCGGTCGCCGGTGGCCGAGTGCGCGTCGGGGTGGAGGGGGAAGACCTGGTCGAGTCCGACGATCCGCAGGACGCGCAGTGTGTTGGCGGGCACGGCGGCCAGGGCTACGTCGGCCCCGGCGGCGACCGCGTGGTTGCGGGCCGCGATCAGGGCGGTGATGCCGCTGGAGTCGCAGAACTCCAGTCGCGCCAGGTCGAGGACCATGAGCTGGCCGGGACGCAGGCCCGTGCGGGCGACGAAGTCGCGCAGCTCGTGCGCGGTGGCGTGGTCGAGGTCGCCGACGATCTCGATCACGGGTCCGGTGGC
The window above is part of the Streptomyces sp. NBC_00425 genome. Proteins encoded here:
- a CDS encoding phytoene desaturase family protein codes for the protein MPDVVVIGAGPNGLVAANLLADEGWSVEVLEEQPTPGGAVRHDREVDPEFVNDLFSSFYPLAAASPVLRRLRLGDHGLRWSHAPRVLAHPLTDGRCAVLARDLDTTADSLDAFHPGDGDAWRRLHDTWDRLAPDILDALFTPFPPVRATARLAARLRGAGGLRMARTLVLPVRRMGREEFRGEGGRLLLAGNALHADLAPEAAGSGGFGWLMSMLGQSFGFPVPVGGAGALTEALVSRLRSRGGVLRCGQRVRRVIVRDGRAVGVRTAEGETVGARRAVLADVSASALYGELVEAEHLPSQVLDDLRRFEWDFATFKVDWACDGPVPWRAASAAQAGTVHLADGVDELTRFAAQIAMGQVPDRPFALFGQMTTADASRSPRGTEAAWAYTHLPQVIKSDAGDEGLTGAWSPREQEIMADRIERQVERFAPGFRSVVRARRILAPPTLQALDGNLRAGAINGGTAAMHQQLVFRPVPGTGRPETPVKGLYLASASAHPGGGVHGAPGANAARAALHRQRLSGLTRAQRVLTRRDRTGRKSPHAP
- a CDS encoding short-chain dehydrogenase/reductase — its product is MDDSPLKDRTVVITGAARGVGAALAAALARRGARPALLDHDGAALRATAAALPGTTLALRVDVTDGEALHDAADVVRRRLGPPSAVVANAGVAEAGLFARSDAETWRRVVEVNLVGSAQTARAFLPDLMLTAGYHLQIASLASLGAAPLMSAYCASKSGVEAFAHALRAEVAHRDVAVGLAYLNWTDTDMIRDGDRYAALRELRAQMPFPARRLHSAEAVADRLVRAVEQRRTAVYIPSWLRLAQVGRAAIPPLVLRAARRTLPRLEAEESLLPTGLLGAGGRADRAATATE
- a CDS encoding GAF and ANTAR domain-containing protein; the encoded protein is MEGGVDWRRFAEQMASMARDLLAQDSVGATLERITTSATELVSGCDAAGILVLRDSQVESLAPTDRLVVDSDRLQARLGEGPCFDAARSGTGERVYRIADLTVERQRWPAYAPRAHALGLGSMMGFLLFTEDEDLGALNLYSRRPGAFGEASELAGWLLASHAAVAFSSARTHAQMERAVATRHAIGEAMGILMGSHHLSEEQAFDVLRRYSQENNVKLREVARLVCEKGGLS
- a CDS encoding erythromycin esterase family protein, with product MATDLTDTAHAVEAAAVMKLLARRPRLLALGEPTHGEDTLLDVRNELFRQLVEEEGYRTIAIESDCLAGLAVDDHVAFGAGTLDDVMERGFSHGFGASAANRELVRWMRAFNEGRPAADRLRFASFDGPLEITGGASPRQALTALHAHLAARVDPDLLPCTAQTLDRLLGADDRWLEPAAMTDPSRSVGQSPEAGELRLIADDLVALLDTQTPHLIATTSRDEQDRARLYARTAVGLLRYHHWTADTSPGRMTRLVGLRGRMMAGNLLALAERGPVLAHAHNAHLQREQSSMRMGGRTVRWWSAGALADARLGEEYAFLATAVGTIQSRGVAAPAPDTVEGLLHALPHDRCVVDAARLVAALGDPRPAPRVSPWFGYAPLDPAHLVDCDGIVYVRDLQEV
- a CDS encoding MerR family transcriptional regulator, with protein sequence MGRNLQSGGRLRPIDLARGHGLSTQAVRNYEEAGILPAADRTVHGYRTYTPLHARALAAFLALVPGHGHPTATAIMRAVNAGALDEAFRWVDESHARLLEDRRTLNAVERALHDLTPATASATAPGAAPPRAAGLFIGVLADRLGIRPATLRAWERAGLVRPRRDPVTGYRVYDEADVRDVRLAHQLRRGGYLLEQIAPLITQVRAAGGLEPLEGALGDWRRRLAARGRALLNGAAELEAYLRERE
- a CDS encoding STAS domain-containing protein; the encoded protein is MNTVKIAARDAATGPVIEIVGDLDHATAHELRDFVARTGLRPGQLMVLDLARLEFCDSSGITALIAARNHAVAAGADVALAAVPANTLRVLRIVGLDQVFPLHPDAHSATGDRPTTAPPGQHPRGRGR